In a single window of the Bradyrhizobium sp. ORS 285 genome:
- a CDS encoding SDR family NAD(P)-dependent oxidoreductase — MGRLEGKVALVVGAGSIGRGWGNGKATAVTFARQGAKVFCVDRNKDAAAETAAVISGEGGQAQAYTADVSKAAEVEAMVKACLAAYGRIDVLDNNVGIAEMGSVVDVEEAEWDRVFAVNLKSAYLAMKHVVPVMIGQGSGSIINISSVASIRQVGISYVSYGASKAAMNQMTRTTAVEFAPKHVRVNAILPGLMKTPMVEHSAGLAASYAKGDVEEMWRKRDAQVPMGHMGDAFDVANAALFLASDESRYVTGITLVVDGGLTCRS, encoded by the coding sequence ATGGGACGTCTCGAGGGCAAGGTGGCGCTGGTGGTCGGCGCCGGCTCGATCGGGCGGGGCTGGGGCAACGGCAAGGCGACCGCGGTGACCTTCGCCCGGCAGGGCGCCAAGGTTTTTTGCGTCGACCGCAACAAGGACGCTGCGGCGGAAACGGCCGCGGTCATTTCAGGCGAGGGCGGCCAGGCTCAGGCCTACACCGCCGACGTCTCGAAGGCCGCCGAGGTCGAGGCGATGGTCAAGGCCTGCCTTGCGGCCTACGGCCGCATCGACGTGCTCGACAACAATGTCGGCATCGCCGAGATGGGCAGCGTCGTCGACGTGGAGGAAGCCGAATGGGACCGCGTGTTCGCGGTCAACCTCAAGAGCGCCTATCTCGCGATGAAGCACGTGGTTCCCGTGATGATCGGGCAGGGCAGCGGCTCGATCATCAACATCTCCTCGGTGGCCTCGATCCGCCAGGTCGGCATCTCCTATGTCAGCTACGGCGCCAGCAAGGCGGCGATGAACCAGATGACGCGCACGACCGCGGTCGAGTTCGCGCCGAAGCATGTTCGCGTCAATGCGATCCTGCCCGGCCTGATGAAGACGCCGATGGTCGAGCATTCCGCAGGCCTGGCTGCGAGCTACGCCAAGGGCGACGTCGAGGAGATGTGGCGGAAGCGCGATGCGCAGGTGCCGATGGGGCACATGGGCGACGCCTTCGATGTCGCCAACGCCGCGCTGTTCCTCGCCTCGGACGAATCGCGCTACGTCACCGGCATCACGCTGGTGGTCGACGGTGGATTGACCTGCCGGAGTTGA
- a CDS encoding DUF1850 domain-containing protein, translating to MSLCLASAGVVKTLALAAFTLAWTHSVEKTGWQEDWRVTPDGLQLVQARVKGSGAGMEPPPEARLVDGWYQWSIGREPLSRIVLANSGAAGEWRICNDGQCRTISEIFGHDIGAATITISACNE from the coding sequence TTGAGCCTGTGTCTCGCTTCTGCCGGCGTCGTGAAGACGCTGGCGCTCGCCGCCTTCACGCTGGCCTGGACTCACTCGGTCGAGAAGACCGGGTGGCAGGAGGATTGGCGCGTCACGCCAGATGGCCTGCAATTGGTGCAGGCACGGGTCAAGGGCTCCGGTGCCGGCATGGAGCCGCCACCCGAGGCGCGGCTGGTCGATGGCTGGTATCAATGGTCTATCGGTCGCGAGCCGCTGTCGCGGATCGTGCTCGCCAATTCCGGCGCGGCTGGTGAATGGCGGATCTGCAACGACGGACAATGCCGGACGATCTCGGAGATCTTTGGCCATGACATCGGGGCTGCCACGATCACGATAAGCGCCTGCAACGAATAA
- a CDS encoding TRAP transporter permease, with amino-acid sequence METPVKVEFDNFEHGFPEGFGPGRWGYLAYGIGLAFALFQLYVAAFNYLPSQVVRGVHVGFLLLLTFGLIGNFTAKTDAGRIAGWAIGAIGFLCGLYQWIFYADLIARDGDPTRADLVVGTLLAVLIFEGTRRLMGLALPLMCGACLLYWFFGQYLPSPLNHRGYDFDQVITHLSFGTEGFYGVPIYVSATYIFLFILFGSFLEHAGMIQLFTDVSLGLFGRTRGGPAKVAVFASGMMGTISGSGVANVVTVGQFTIPLMIRFGYRRAFAAGVEATASMGGQIMPPVMGAVAFIMAETLGVDYSVIVKAAVIPAILYFTSAFWMVHLEAGKHGLTGMKPSEIPSAWKALVARWYLVLPLAALVYMLFEGFTPLYAGSMGLALTVALILGTSITMGFSNQVLRYVFWIGLALVVGALSRNGLQIVPVASVVVALVVITAFVRGGMGTLHACRDSLAESAKSALTVGMACAIVGVIIGMMTQTGVGSIFGSWVIGLGKTSLFAALIMTMLLSILLGTGIPTIPTYIITAALAAPALAKLGVPLIASHMFAFYYGIMADLSPPVALAALAAAPIAKENPDKIGWEAMRIALAGYVIPFLFVYSPALMLQAGDPMEAQIGFYGAVAYAFVKALISIGLFGMVAIGFLYTRMTLIERLLAFVASVCLLGEFPYSDVLGFALAVVIVAWQWWQRPPTTVAASA; translated from the coding sequence ATGGAGACGCCGGTCAAGGTCGAGTTCGACAATTTCGAGCACGGCTTTCCCGAGGGCTTCGGTCCTGGCCGCTGGGGCTATCTGGCTTACGGCATCGGCCTCGCGTTTGCGCTGTTCCAGCTCTATGTCGCCGCCTTCAACTATCTGCCGAGTCAGGTGGTGCGCGGCGTCCATGTCGGCTTCCTGCTGCTTTTGACGTTCGGCCTGATCGGCAATTTCACCGCCAAGACCGACGCCGGCCGGATCGCCGGCTGGGCCATCGGCGCGATCGGTTTTCTGTGCGGCCTGTATCAGTGGATCTTCTACGCCGACCTGATCGCGCGCGACGGCGATCCCACGCGTGCCGATCTCGTGGTCGGAACCTTGCTCGCCGTATTGATCTTCGAAGGCACGCGCCGCCTGATGGGCTTGGCGCTGCCGCTGATGTGCGGCGCCTGTCTGCTGTACTGGTTCTTCGGCCAGTACCTGCCGTCTCCGCTCAACCATCGCGGTTACGACTTTGATCAGGTGATCACCCATCTGTCGTTCGGCACCGAAGGCTTCTACGGCGTGCCGATCTACGTCTCCGCGACCTACATCTTCCTGTTCATCCTGTTCGGCTCGTTCCTCGAACATGCCGGCATGATCCAGCTGTTCACCGACGTCTCGCTCGGCCTGTTTGGCCGCACCCGCGGCGGCCCGGCCAAGGTGGCGGTGTTCGCCTCGGGCATGATGGGCACCATCTCCGGCTCCGGCGTCGCCAACGTCGTCACCGTCGGCCAGTTCACGATTCCCTTGATGATCCGGTTCGGCTACCGCCGCGCCTTCGCCGCCGGCGTCGAGGCCACGGCGTCGATGGGCGGGCAGATCATGCCGCCGGTCATGGGCGCTGTCGCCTTCATCATGGCCGAGACGCTCGGCGTCGACTACTCCGTGATCGTCAAGGCCGCGGTCATCCCTGCGATCCTGTATTTCACCTCGGCGTTCTGGATGGTGCATCTGGAAGCGGGCAAGCACGGCCTGACTGGCATGAAGCCGTCGGAGATCCCGAGCGCCTGGAAGGCGCTGGTCGCGCGCTGGTATCTCGTGCTGCCGCTCGCCGCGCTGGTCTACATGCTGTTCGAAGGCTTCACGCCGCTCTATGCGGGCTCCATGGGCCTCGCGCTCACCGTGGCGCTGATCCTGGGCACATCGATCACCATGGGCTTCTCCAACCAGGTGCTGCGCTACGTGTTCTGGATCGGGCTCGCGCTGGTGGTCGGCGCGCTCTCGCGCAACGGTCTGCAGATCGTGCCCGTCGCCTCGGTCGTGGTCGCGCTGGTCGTCATCACCGCGTTCGTGCGCGGCGGAATGGGGACCTTGCACGCCTGCCGCGACTCGCTCGCCGAAAGCGCCAAATCGGCGCTCACCGTCGGCATGGCCTGCGCCATCGTCGGCGTCATCATCGGCATGATGACCCAGACCGGCGTCGGCTCGATCTTCGGCAGCTGGGTGATCGGCTTGGGCAAGACCAGCCTGTTCGCGGCGCTGATCATGACCATGCTGCTGTCGATCCTGCTGGGAACGGGTATTCCGACCATCCCGACCTATATCATCACCGCGGCGCTCGCCGCGCCCGCGCTCGCCAAGCTCGGCGTGCCCCTGATCGCCAGCCACATGTTCGCGTTCTACTACGGCATCATGGCCGACCTATCGCCGCCGGTCGCGCTGGCGGCGCTTGCCGCGGCGCCGATCGCCAAGGAGAACCCCGACAAGATCGGCTGGGAGGCGATGCGCATCGCGCTCGCCGGCTATGTCATTCCTTTCCTGTTCGTCTATTCGCCGGCCCTGATGCTGCAGGCGGGCGATCCGATGGAAGCGCAGATCGGCTTTTATGGCGCGGTGGCTTACGCGTTCGTCAAGGCGCTGATCTCGATTGGCCTGTTCGGCATGGTCGCGATCGGCTTCCTGTACACGCGCATGACGCTGATCGAGCGCCTCCTGGCCTTCGTCGCGTCGGTCTGCCTGCTCGGCGAATTCCCCTACAGCGATGTGCTGGGCTTCGCGCTGGCTGTCGTGATCGTGGCTTGGCAGTGGTGGCAGCGGCCGCCGACGACCGTGGCGGCCTCAGCTTGA
- a CDS encoding tetratricopeptide repeat protein produces MLFATAAHAVGAAEPGKEPVVDAAACIAASEARDGDKVLTECGALIDNAKVPKSDRINALIARASIYISRGDADRAIADYGVALQLDPTLANIFNARGELYRKKGDRPKALADFAAALRLNPDHASARSNYHTLAVELERLGAQMAVAGRPSFNCATARRAVEKAICADPELANLDREIDGSHARVVREAPGPAAVRALQREQDAFIARRNAGFGRSGYDLKKAMQDRLRRLNGSDGY; encoded by the coding sequence ATGTTGTTCGCGACGGCAGCGCATGCGGTCGGTGCGGCCGAACCAGGCAAGGAGCCGGTGGTTGATGCGGCCGCCTGCATCGCCGCGTCCGAGGCGCGTGACGGCGACAAGGTGCTCACCGAATGCGGCGCTCTGATCGACAACGCCAAGGTTCCGAAGAGCGATCGCATCAACGCGCTGATCGCGCGCGCCTCGATCTACATCAGCAGAGGCGATGCCGATCGCGCCATCGCCGACTATGGCGTCGCGCTGCAGCTCGATCCGACGCTCGCCAACATCTTCAATGCGCGCGGCGAGCTGTATCGGAAGAAGGGCGACCGCCCGAAAGCGCTGGCCGATTTCGCCGCGGCGCTGCGGCTCAATCCGGATCACGCCAGCGCCCGCAGCAACTATCATACGCTCGCCGTCGAGCTCGAGCGTCTCGGCGCGCAGATGGCGGTCGCAGGGCGGCCCAGCTTCAATTGCGCGACGGCGCGGCGCGCGGTGGAGAAGGCGATTTGTGCTGACCCGGAGCTTGCCAATCTCGACCGTGAGATCGACGGCTCGCATGCCCGGGTGGTTCGCGAGGCACCAGGGCCGGCCGCGGTCCGCGCGCTCCAGCGCGAGCAGGATGCCTTCATCGCCCGCCGCAATGCCGGGTTCGGCCGCAGCGGCTACGATCTCAAAAAGGCGATGCAGGACCGCCTGCGGCGGCTGAACGGCTCGGATGGCTATTGA